In the genome of Chloroflexota bacterium, one region contains:
- a CDS encoding DUF2784 domain-containing protein, which produces MKAVYRTGADLVLFSHFLFALTAVLGGFGAIAAIWWMWIQVPTVIWSSAINLVGWTCPLTPLEKRLRVAGGGASYQGGFIHHYLGPLVYPRGMPRTLSLVAGVSVLVGNAIVYGIVFLIR; this is translated from the coding sequence GTGAAGGCCGTCTATAGGACCGGGGCAGATCTCGTTCTTTTTAGCCACTTTCTTTTTGCTCTGACTGCCGTTTTGGGCGGCTTCGGCGCCATCGCGGCCATCTGGTGGATGTGGATCCAGGTGCCGACGGTCATCTGGTCGTCCGCCATCAACCTCGTCGGATGGACCTGTCCGCTAACGCCTCTTGAAAAGCGGCTCCGCGTTGCGGGCGGAGGCGCCTCATACCAGGGAGGCTTCATCCACCACTACCTCGGCCCCCTGGTCTATCCTCGGGGCATGCCCCGCACGCTTTCCCTGGTGGCGGGGGTCTCCGTCCTCGTCGGAAACGCCATCGTCTACGGCATCGTCTTCCTGATTCGCTAA
- a CDS encoding type II toxin-antitoxin system RelE/ParE family toxin, giving the protein MADIRQTETYIRWFSRLRDEQARARTLVRIRRLSLGNPGDVRPVGEGITEMRIDYGPGYRIYFVYRGNEGAILLAGGDKRTQEMDIRVARNLARNL; this is encoded by the coding sequence ATGGCCGATATTCGCCAAACGGAGACCTACATCCGTTGGTTCTCACGACTCCGAGACGAGCAGGCACGGGCGAGGACCCTAGTGCGTATCCGGCGCCTTTCTCTCGGAAATCCAGGTGACGTCCGCCCAGTGGGAGAGGGCATCACTGAGATGCGGATTGATTATGGTCCCGGATACCGCATCTACTTCGTATACCGCGGGAACGAGGGCGCTATCTTACTTGCGGGCGGCGATAAGCGGACACAGGAAATGGATATCCGGGTTGCGCGTAATCTGGCAAGGAATCTCTAG
- a CDS encoding HAD-IA family hydrolase translates to MNGDIVARAPHPMIKAVFFDLYNTLCRFYPQREQIQIAAAAQFGLRPSPDGIVKGYNAADKFMTEQNAIRHVQKRSEEERDAFFAEYERLILKGAGIEVTAEVAEKVWRKVREAPSELALYDDVLPTLEILDARGLKLGVISNIYRDLQQLCEDLDIAQYMDFVVSSMTAGAEKPHPPIFLAALAKAGVKPHEAMHVGDQYAGDVAGARGVGIRPVLLDRDHLLLEHTDVDRIVSLTELPRLTEQ, encoded by the coding sequence ATGAACGGCGACATCGTAGCACGAGCGCCGCACCCCATGATTAAAGCCGTCTTCTTCGACCTCTATAACACCCTGTGCCGCTTTTACCCCCAGCGGGAGCAGATCCAGATCGCCGCGGCGGCCCAGTTCGGCCTGCGTCCTTCGCCGGATGGCATCGTGAAGGGCTACAACGCCGCCGATAAGTTTATGACCGAGCAGAACGCCATACGCCACGTCCAGAAACGATCCGAGGAGGAGCGCGACGCCTTCTTCGCCGAATATGAGCGGCTCATCCTGAAAGGCGCGGGCATCGAGGTCACGGCGGAGGTTGCGGAAAAGGTCTGGCGCAAGGTTCGCGAAGCTCCTTCCGAGCTGGCGCTCTACGACGACGTGCTTCCCACCCTGGAGATTCTAGACGCGCGCGGCCTCAAGTTGGGCGTTATCTCTAACATCTACCGCGACCTCCAGCAGCTTTGCGAAGACCTCGACATCGCCCAGTACATGGACTTCGTCGTCAGCTCCATGACAGCTGGCGCGGAGAAGCCCCACCCGCCAATCTTCCTTGCCGCCCTCGCCAAGGCCGGTGTGAAACCCCATGAGGCGATGCACGTCGGCGACCAGTATGCCGGTGACGTCGCGGGCGCCCGAGGTGTCGGCATCCGCCCCGTCCTCCTGGATCGTGACCATTTGCTCCTCGAGCATACGGATGTTGACCGCATCGTCTCCCTCACGGAGCTGCCGCGCCTCACGGAGCAGTAG
- a CDS encoding ComF family protein, whose product MPFAQAITRRARGLREQMLDFVFTPRCVQCEREGSYLCARCLSQARRLSGAYQPSGTVTTESGACISERIAIEGVYAPFAMEGAVREAIHQLKYKGLRAIARTLAEHMAEHMKSEGLTADAIIPLPLHKRRFRERGYNQAELLAAHVSRASGIPLRTDLTARTAFLGPQARSGSLAERWSHVHGAFTARPTASGLRILLVDDVCTTGATLNACAAALKEAWAASIIGLTCAREI is encoded by the coding sequence GTGCCCTTCGCCCAAGCCATCACCCGGAGAGCGCGCGGCCTTCGGGAGCAGATGCTGGACTTTGTATTCACCCCCAGGTGCGTCCAGTGCGAGCGCGAGGGGTCGTACCTCTGCGCGCGCTGTCTCTCGCAGGCGCGCAGGCTTTCGGGCGCATATCAGCCCTCAGGCACGGTGACCACGGAGAGCGGCGCCTGCATCAGCGAGCGCATCGCCATCGAAGGGGTCTACGCCCCCTTCGCAATGGAGGGCGCGGTGCGCGAGGCGATCCACCAGCTGAAGTACAAGGGCCTGCGAGCCATCGCGCGGACGCTTGCAGAGCATATGGCGGAACATATGAAAAGTGAAGGTCTCACTGCTGACGCCATCATCCCTTTGCCATTGCATAAGCGCCGCTTCCGCGAGCGGGGCTATAACCAGGCGGAATTGCTTGCGGCTCACGTCTCACGCGCGAGCGGCATCCCATTGCGCACAGACCTTACAGCGCGCACGGCCTTCCTCGGCCCGCAGGCGCGCTCAGGCAGCCTGGCCGAGCGCTGGAGTCACGTTCACGGGGCCTTCACCGCGCGGCCGACGGCCTCCGGGCTGCGCATCCTCCTGGTGGACGATGTCTGCACCACCGGCGCGACGCTTAACGCCTGCGCCGCCGCCCTCAAGGAGGCCTGGGCGGCTTCTATCATCGGCCTCACGTGCGCGCGTGAAATCTAG
- a CDS encoding glycosyl hydrolase → MAKKAPCSSSGGSPSLLIGTKKGGFILRGDNARRSWKLTGPIMLGSTVHHMVQDPRDRKTLLMSAVTGHLGPTVFRSVDGGKTWKEAAKPPAFKKVASGERATEPCGACLAQPKDGSIDHQWWCRFAGHVVKHTFWLTPGHSSEPDVWYAGTSPQGIFRSQDGGVTWEGLPSFNDNPSWGRWNGGAQDGTPNGPMMHSIIIDPRDKRHMYIGMSSGGVHETKDQGKTWSPLIKGMKHAFLPDDKADDAPSHDPHCVVLHPAKPDRLYMQAHTGIYKLDRPADRWERIGLKMPKAVGDIGFPIAVHPRDPDTAWGFPMDGTSVWPRTSPDGKPAVYMTSNAGKTWKRQDSGLPREKAWWTVFRQAMATDVKSSVGVYFGTTTGEVWAGVNEGKAWKCIARNLPQVYAIETAEV, encoded by the coding sequence ATGGCAAAGAAAGCTCCTTGCAGCTCCTCCGGCGGTTCCCCTTCCCTCCTCATCGGCACCAAAAAGGGAGGCTTCATCCTCCGCGGCGATAACGCTCGCCGCTCGTGGAAACTCACCGGGCCTATCATGCTCGGCTCCACCGTCCATCACATGGTGCAGGACCCCCGTGATCGCAAGACGCTTTTGATGTCAGCCGTCACAGGCCACCTGGGCCCCACGGTCTTCCGCTCCGTGGATGGCGGCAAGACGTGGAAGGAGGCGGCCAAGCCGCCTGCCTTCAAGAAGGTTGCGAGCGGCGAACGCGCAACGGAGCCGTGTGGGGCCTGCCTGGCCCAGCCGAAGGATGGCAGCATAGACCACCAGTGGTGGTGCCGCTTTGCCGGGCATGTTGTGAAGCACACCTTTTGGCTTACCCCCGGCCATTCCAGCGAGCCGGACGTCTGGTACGCAGGCACATCGCCGCAGGGCATCTTCCGCTCTCAGGACGGCGGCGTCACCTGGGAAGGCCTTCCCAGCTTCAACGACAACCCGAGCTGGGGTCGGTGGAACGGCGGCGCGCAGGACGGGACGCCAAATGGCCCGATGATGCACTCCATCATCATTGACCCGCGCGATAAGCGGCATATGTACATCGGCATGTCCAGCGGCGGCGTCCACGAGACGAAGGACCAGGGCAAGACATGGTCGCCCCTCATCAAGGGCATGAAGCACGCCTTCCTGCCGGACGACAAGGCCGACGATGCCCCGAGCCACGACCCGCACTGCGTCGTCCTGCACCCGGCCAAGCCCGACCGCCTCTACATGCAGGCACACACAGGCATCTATAAGCTTGATCGCCCCGCTGACCGCTGGGAGCGCATCGGCCTCAAGATGCCCAAGGCCGTCGGCGATATCGGCTTTCCCATCGCCGTCCATCCGCGCGACCCGGATACGGCGTGGGGCTTTCCGATGGACGGCACCTCCGTCTGGCCGCGCACCAGCCCCGATGGCAAGCCCGCCGTCTACATGACGAGCAATGCAGGCAAGACCTGGAAGCGGCAGGATAGCGGCCTGCCGAGGGAGAAAGCCTGGTGGACCGTCTTCCGCCAGGCCATGGCGACGGACGTAAAGAGCAGCGTCGGCGTCTACTTCGGCACCACCACAGGCGAAGTCTGGGCCGGCGTGAACGAAGGCAAGGCGTGGAAGTGCATCGCCCGCAACCTGCCCCAGGTCTATGCGATAGAGACCGCCGAAGTGTAG
- the raiA gene encoding ribosome-associated translation inhibitor RaiA — protein MDIQLGAKGFELRENLETYTTEKIEHLQKYLPGIRTARVELVKEKTRASADQNMVQVTLNVQGATLRVEERAATFQAAVDAATLALRKQLERFKGKVYRAEQRGRRKMKEAGLVMEREERSPIMRRKSFSMKPVTPEEAIEEMEGLDHAFYFFMNLETGTYSVVYRRKAGGYGLIEPANP, from the coding sequence ATGGACATCCAGCTCGGCGCGAAGGGTTTCGAGCTTCGGGAGAACCTGGAAACGTACACCACGGAGAAGATCGAGCATCTCCAGAAATACCTGCCGGGCATCAGAACGGCCCGCGTAGAGCTGGTCAAAGAGAAGACCAGGGCCTCCGCCGACCAGAATATGGTGCAGGTGACGCTGAACGTCCAAGGGGCCACGCTCCGCGTGGAGGAGCGGGCCGCCACCTTCCAAGCGGCTGTGGATGCCGCGACGCTTGCCCTTCGCAAGCAGCTAGAGCGGTTCAAGGGCAAGGTCTACCGGGCTGAGCAGCGCGGGCGGCGCAAGATGAAGGAGGCGGGCCTGGTGATGGAGCGGGAGGAGAGGTCGCCCATCATGCGGAGGAAGAGCTTCTCCATGAAGCCGGTGACGCCGGAAGAGGCCATCGAAGAGATGGAGGGGCTGGATCACGCCTTCTACTTCTTCATGAACTTGGAGACGGGCACGTATAGCGTCGTCTATCGGCGTAAGGCTGGGGGATACGGGCTCATCGAACCGGCGAACCCGTGA
- a CDS encoding MoaD/ThiS family protein: protein MKVLIPSQLHSYTGKVKSVEAAGATLDDVLRDLDRRYPGLRFRIVNEQDRIREHICIFVNGEQTFALNLSLQPKDEVQIVGALSGG from the coding sequence ATGAAAGTCCTGATCCCTTCGCAGCTGCACTCCTACACCGGCAAGGTGAAGTCCGTCGAAGCGGCGGGCGCCACGCTCGATGACGTCCTGCGCGACCTGGACAGGCGCTACCCAGGCCTGCGCTTCCGCATCGTCAACGAGCAAGACCGCATCCGCGAGCACATTTGCATCTTCGTGAACGGCGAGCAGACCTTCGCGTTAAACCTGTCCCTTCAGCCGAAAGACGAAGTGCAGATCGTCGGCGCCCTAAGCGGGGGTTAG
- a CDS encoding putative addiction module antidote protein — protein sequence MAKTRTKRWDPATYLKSDTAVAAYLQAAIEESDPALVTAALGDIARAKGMTAVARRAGLGRESLYKALSPGGNPEFATVLKVVEALGLKLHATPRKQKRQLTPA from the coding sequence ATGGCTAAGACACGAACCAAGCGCTGGGACCCTGCTACGTATCTCAAAAGTGATACCGCCGTGGCCGCCTATCTGCAAGCGGCCATCGAGGAAAGCGATCCCGCCCTGGTGACTGCGGCACTGGGCGATATCGCGCGCGCCAAAGGAATGACCGCCGTCGCCCGCCGAGCGGGACTTGGCCGCGAGAGCCTCTACAAGGCCCTCTCCCCAGGAGGGAATCCGGAATTCGCAACGGTCCTTAAGGTGGTAGAGGCGCTCGGCCTGAAGCTTCACGCAACGCCAAGGAAGCAGAAGCGGCAGCTAACCCCCGCTTAG